A window of Fragaria vesca subsp. vesca linkage group LG7, FraVesHawaii_1.0, whole genome shotgun sequence contains these coding sequences:
- the LOC101291751 gene encoding protein arv1 homolog, whose product MEYRCVECGARMMRLFVQYSPGNIRLMKCGNCKAVADEYIECEPIIILIDLILHKKKAYTHLLYNVIDPQAPAFQGLLWKSALGFLLLDVYRSLFLERTKEEWGLSMSFASLLWSFQNMLMDVVFGNFLFVSTFLLATRALFSTFCRSLGYKDLLLAILISSYFKMFLIAMMVWECPSVILIIDLFVLSSNTVALKVITRSAMSRCIAACFSAHVVKFLVTQRCWTWEL is encoded by the exons ATGGAGTATCGATGTGTGGAATGTGGAGCAAGAATGATGAGGCTTTTCGTTCAATACTCACCCGGAAACATTCGACTCATGAAATGC GGTAATTGCAAGGCAGTTGCGGACGAGTACATCGAGTGCGAGCCCATA ATTATTCTGATTGATTTGATTCTGCACAAGAAGAAAGCTTATACCCATTTGCTATATAATGTGATCGACCCTCAAGCTCCCGCCTTTCAG GGTTTGTTGTGGAAGTCAGCTTTGGGGTTTCTTCTTTTGGATGTTT ATAGGAGTCTCTTTCTGGAAAGGACCAAGGAAGAATGGGGTTTGTCTATGAGCTTTGCTTCATTGCTTTGGAGTTTTCAAAAT ATGCTCATGGATGTTGTCTTTGGGAATTTCTTGTTTGTTTCTACCTTTCTGCTTGCTACGAGGGCTCTTTTCAGTACATTCTGTAGATCACTCGG GTACAAGGACCTTCTGCTGGCAATACTTATTTCAAGTTACTTCAAGATGTTTCTAATTGCAATGATG GTCTGGGAATGTCCTTCTGTGATTTTGATCATTGATTTATTTGTATTATCGTCCAACACTGTGGCACTCAAAG TGATAACTCGGTCAGCTATGAGTAGATGTATAGCAGCCTGCTTCAGTGCTCATGTTGTTAAGTTTTTAGTAACACAAAGGTGCTGGACTTGGGAACTTTGA